In the genome of Saccharomonospora viridis DSM 43017, one region contains:
- a CDS encoding potassium channel family protein, translating into MVSRRHSQRVQRVVVIGLGRFGGSLATELTRLGCEVLGLDRDAKRVQHFADVLTHTAVVDSTDDEALAQLDVGEFERAVVGIGSDIEASILTTSLLSEIGIEQLWVKAVSRQHARILERVGAHRVILPEYEMGERVAHLVAGRMLDYIEFEDDYALVKTTPPAEASGKPLGQTKLRIRYGVTVVGIKRPGEAFTYATPDTVVHPDDVLVVAGRREDVERFADLV; encoded by the coding sequence TTGGTTAGCAGGAGGCACAGTCAGCGTGTCCAGCGTGTCGTCGTCATCGGGCTCGGCAGGTTCGGCGGATCACTGGCGACCGAACTGACCCGACTCGGCTGTGAGGTGCTCGGCCTCGATCGCGACGCCAAACGAGTGCAGCATTTCGCCGACGTCCTCACCCACACCGCCGTCGTCGACAGCACCGACGACGAAGCACTCGCCCAACTCGACGTCGGCGAGTTCGAACGGGCCGTGGTGGGTATCGGCAGCGACATCGAGGCGAGCATCCTCACCACCTCGCTGCTCTCGGAGATCGGCATCGAACAGCTCTGGGTGAAGGCGGTGAGCCGGCAACACGCCCGCATCCTGGAACGGGTGGGCGCGCACCGCGTGATACTCCCGGAGTACGAGATGGGCGAGCGGGTCGCCCACCTCGTGGCCGGCCGGATGCTGGACTACATCGAGTTCGAGGACGACTACGCCCTCGTGAAGACCACCCCACCAGCGGAAGCATCAGGCAAACCGCTCGGCCAGACGAAGCTCCGCATCCGGTACGGGGTCACCGTGGTCGGCATCAAACGCCCCGGCGAGGCGTTCACCTACGCGACCCCCGACACCGTGGTGCATCCGGACGACGTCCTCGTGGTCGCGGGCCGTCGCGAGGACGTCGAACGGTTCGCCGATCTGGTCTAG
- a CDS encoding 5-methyltetrahydropteroyltriglutamate--homocysteine S-methyltransferase, whose translation MSQRSIPPFRADHVGSLLRPPELHAARERAARGEITAEELKAVEDEAIRGVVELQRQVGLSSATDGEFRRASWHMDFIYQLDGISRSDERLRVKFFNAAGDLEFSPPGLQVTGKIGLSEPIFAEHFEFLKSVVSEGVTPKLTIPSPSMVYYRGGRAAVDETVYPDLEEFFADLSAAYGRQIEAMGERGCTYLQLDDTSLAYLNDPKQRELVSRMGIDADTLHLRNIRTMNAAIAAKPEGMTITTHLCRGNFRSSWAAEGSYDFVAEALFNELNVDGYFLEFDDERSGGFEPLRFVPKGKYVVLGLVTTKRGELESVDSLRRRIEQAASYVDADQLCLSPQCGFSSTEEGNDITHDEQRRKLELIVETAEKVWG comes from the coding sequence ATGAGCCAGCGTTCGATTCCGCCATTTCGTGCTGACCATGTCGGTAGTCTTCTGCGTCCGCCGGAGCTGCACGCGGCCAGAGAGCGAGCCGCGCGCGGCGAGATCACGGCCGAGGAGTTGAAGGCGGTTGAGGACGAGGCCATCCGCGGTGTCGTCGAGCTGCAGCGCCAGGTCGGACTGTCCTCCGCCACCGACGGCGAATTCCGACGGGCCTCGTGGCACATGGACTTCATCTACCAGCTCGACGGGATCTCGCGCAGTGACGAACGATTGCGCGTCAAATTCTTCAACGCCGCGGGCGATCTGGAGTTCAGCCCGCCCGGATTGCAGGTGACCGGCAAGATCGGGCTCAGCGAACCGATCTTCGCCGAGCATTTCGAGTTCCTGAAGTCCGTGGTGTCCGAAGGCGTGACCCCGAAGCTGACGATCCCGTCGCCGAGCATGGTGTATTACCGGGGTGGCAGGGCGGCCGTGGACGAGACCGTCTACCCCGACCTCGAGGAGTTCTTCGCCGACCTCAGCGCCGCCTACGGTCGACAGATCGAGGCCATGGGGGAGCGGGGCTGCACATACCTGCAGTTGGACGACACGAGCTTGGCTTACCTCAACGACCCGAAGCAGCGGGAGCTGGTGTCGCGGATGGGGATCGACGCAGACACCCTGCATCTGCGCAACATCCGCACCATGAACGCGGCGATCGCGGCCAAACCCGAGGGCATGACGATCACCACGCATCTGTGCCGCGGGAATTTCCGGTCGTCGTGGGCGGCTGAGGGAAGTTACGACTTCGTGGCCGAGGCACTGTTCAACGAACTCAATGTGGACGGCTACTTCCTGGAGTTCGACGACGAGCGTTCCGGCGGGTTCGAACCCCTGCGTTTCGTACCGAAGGGTAAGTACGTCGTATTAGGACTGGTGACCACCAAGCGCGGGGAACTCGAATCGGTGGATTCGCTGCGGCGGCGCATCGAACAAGCTGCCTCCTATGTGGATGCCGACCAGCTGTGTCTGTCGCCGCAGTGCGGATTCTCCTCCACGGAGGAGGGCAACGACATCACCCATGACGAACAGCGCCGCAAACTCGAACTCATCGTCGAGACCGCTGAGAAGGTCTGGGGCTGA
- the gndA gene encoding NADP-dependent phosphogluconate dehydrogenase codes for MSSQPAQASIGVTGLAVMGRNLARNLARHGHTVALYNRTGQRTQDLVEQFGSEGEFVPTYSPQEFVAALERPRKIIIMVKAGAPTDAVIDEFTPLLEPGDIVVDAGNAHFADTRRREAALRERGLHFVGAGVSGGEEGALHGPSIMPGGSESSYASLGPLFEDIAAKVDGAPCCTHVGPDGAGHFVKMVHNGIEYSDMQLIAESFDLLRGALGYEPAQIAEVFRTWNSGRLDSYLIEITAEVLAHTDPATGKPFVDIVADQAEQKGTGRWTVQTGLELGVPITGIAEATFARSLSGHVDLRRAARGLAGPDRTAPSVRGSVPDSFADDVEQALYASKVVAYAQGFNQIQAGSAEYGWNIDLGAVAAIWRGGCIIRAKFLDDIRAAYRAESTLPTLLASGEFRTAVEDAQDAWRSVVSTAVRLGIPTPGFSTALAYYDALRAERLPASLIQGQRDYFGAHTYRRVDRAGSFHTTWADDPRVEHEV; via the coding sequence ATGAGCTCTCAGCCGGCACAGGCAAGCATCGGCGTCACCGGCCTCGCCGTGATGGGACGCAACCTGGCACGTAACCTGGCCCGTCACGGACACACCGTGGCCCTGTACAACCGGACCGGACAACGGACCCAGGACCTGGTCGAGCAATTCGGTTCCGAAGGCGAGTTCGTACCGACCTACTCCCCTCAGGAGTTCGTGGCCGCGCTCGAACGACCACGCAAGATCATCATCATGGTGAAGGCGGGCGCCCCCACCGACGCCGTGATCGACGAGTTCACACCGCTGCTGGAACCCGGCGACATCGTCGTCGACGCGGGCAACGCGCACTTCGCCGACACCCGACGCCGTGAGGCCGCGCTGCGGGAACGTGGTCTGCACTTCGTGGGCGCCGGCGTCTCCGGTGGCGAGGAAGGCGCACTCCACGGGCCCAGCATCATGCCCGGTGGCTCCGAATCCTCCTACGCCTCGCTCGGCCCCCTGTTCGAGGACATCGCCGCCAAGGTGGACGGCGCGCCGTGCTGCACCCACGTGGGGCCCGACGGCGCGGGCCATTTCGTGAAGATGGTGCACAACGGCATCGAGTACTCCGACATGCAGCTCATCGCCGAGTCGTTCGACCTGCTTCGGGGCGCGCTCGGCTACGAACCCGCCCAGATAGCGGAGGTCTTCCGCACCTGGAACTCGGGGCGACTCGACTCCTACCTCATCGAGATCACCGCGGAGGTGCTCGCCCACACCGATCCGGCGACGGGTAAACCGTTCGTGGACATCGTGGCCGACCAGGCGGAGCAGAAAGGCACCGGCCGCTGGACCGTGCAGACCGGCCTGGAACTGGGCGTCCCCATCACCGGGATCGCCGAAGCCACCTTCGCGCGGTCCCTGTCGGGCCACGTGGACCTGCGTCGCGCGGCACGTGGTCTGGCCGGACCGGATCGCACGGCTCCGTCGGTGCGCGGCAGCGTGCCCGACAGCTTCGCCGACGACGTCGAACAGGCGCTGTACGCGTCGAAGGTCGTCGCGTACGCACAGGGTTTCAACCAGATCCAGGCGGGCAGCGCCGAGTACGGCTGGAACATCGACCTCGGCGCCGTGGCCGCCATCTGGCGAGGCGGCTGCATCATCCGCGCGAAGTTCCTCGACGACATCCGCGCCGCCTACCGCGCGGAGAGCACATTGCCCACGCTGTTGGCCAGCGGCGAGTTCCGCACGGCCGTGGAGGACGCCCAGGACGCGTGGCGTTCGGTCGTGTCCACCGCTGTACGACTGGGTATCCCCACACCGGGTTTCTCCACGGCACTGGCCTACTACGACGCGCTGCGGGCCGAACGGCTGCCTGCGTCCCTGATCCAGGGCCAACGCGACTACTTCGGCGCCCACACCTATCGCCGGGTGGACCGTGCCGGCAGCTTCCACACCACCTGGGCCGACGACCCCCGGGTGGAGCACGAGGTCTGA
- a CDS encoding helix-turn-helix domain-containing protein, which translates to MASTVTSRRKQLGNELRHARLAAGFTQQQVAEILGCTQGKINKIESGAVGAKLGDVRRMLEAYGVTGEEAETLINLARAAAGQRGHWSGYRSVVPHWFRTFTDLEPAAAEILTWHGERIPGPLQSEHYMLKQFTEYGATDVTALVRNRLDRKAVFDQPQPPYYRFIISEAALRRAPGGHAPAVMLDQIEHMLELDQRQRVYVHILPFDARLASVPNDFTIMRFPDRTRDFVYIEHSAGGLYLDDVKDFQIFVDAWDRLRGAALERRETRQFLKQLAQDYREMLD; encoded by the coding sequence ATGGCCAGCACTGTGACTTCCCGCCGCAAGCAGCTCGGCAACGAGCTGCGGCACGCACGTTTGGCTGCGGGGTTCACCCAGCAGCAGGTCGCCGAGATTCTCGGGTGCACCCAGGGAAAGATCAACAAGATCGAGTCGGGCGCTGTCGGCGCGAAGCTCGGCGACGTGCGCAGGATGTTGGAGGCGTACGGCGTGACGGGCGAGGAAGCCGAGACACTGATCAACCTGGCGAGAGCCGCCGCGGGGCAGCGCGGTCATTGGTCCGGGTACCGCTCGGTGGTGCCGCACTGGTTTCGCACGTTCACCGATCTGGAGCCCGCGGCGGCGGAGATCCTGACCTGGCACGGTGAGCGCATCCCCGGTCCGTTGCAGTCCGAGCATTACATGCTCAAACAGTTCACCGAGTACGGTGCCACCGACGTCACCGCGTTGGTGCGTAACCGGCTCGACCGCAAGGCCGTTTTCGATCAACCCCAGCCGCCGTACTACCGCTTCATCATCAGTGAGGCGGCGCTGCGGAGAGCTCCGGGTGGGCATGCGCCGGCCGTGATGCTCGACCAGATCGAGCACATGTTGGAGTTGGATCAACGGCAACGGGTGTACGTGCACATCCTGCCGTTCGACGCCCGGCTGGCTTCGGTGCCCAACGACTTCACGATCATGCGGTTCCCCGACCGCACGCGCGATTTCGTGTACATCGAGCATTCGGCGGGCGGGCTCTACCTCGACGACGTCAAGGATTTCCAGATCTTCGTCGACGCGTGGGATCGACTTCGTGGGGCCGCCCTCGAACGTCGGGAGACCCGGCAGTTTTTGAAGCAGCTCGCGCAGGACTATCGCGAGATGCTGGACTGA
- a CDS encoding potassium transporter TrkG has product MPRRLLPSRRHPARIVVTAFGYVVAAGTALLMLPVATESGESSDFVTALFTATTSVCVTGLVVTDTAGHWSTFGELVILALVQIGGLGIMTLASLLGLLITRRIGLRMRLTAQAESKALGTGDMRRVLTGVALVSLTFETVTATVLTIRFATGYGYDIDSAAYHGVFHAITAFNNAGLALYPDSLTRFATDPWICVTVCLAVLAGGLGFPVWIELWRHSRGMLHRWSLHAKITLSTTALLLVLGTVAITTLEWNNPDTLGRFGVGGRLLTGFFHAVMPRSAGYNVLDVGEFRPGTLLVNDILMFIGGGSASTAGGIKVTTFALLAFVILTEIRGEPTVHVMGRKVPATAQRQALAVALLSVGTVMVATLFLLTTTPFGLDVVLFEVISAFGTVGLSTGITPHLSGPATVVLTLLMFLGRIGPITLASALALREHTRRYELPEERPIVG; this is encoded by the coding sequence GTGCCGCGTCGTCTTCTCCCGAGTCGGCGGCATCCCGCGAGGATCGTGGTGACCGCTTTCGGGTACGTGGTCGCGGCGGGTACGGCGCTGCTCATGCTGCCCGTGGCCACGGAGTCCGGTGAATCGTCGGACTTCGTGACGGCCCTGTTCACCGCGACCACGTCCGTGTGCGTCACCGGACTCGTCGTGACGGACACCGCCGGCCATTGGTCCACCTTCGGTGAACTGGTGATCCTCGCCCTCGTCCAGATCGGTGGTCTGGGCATCATGACCCTGGCCTCCCTGTTGGGATTGCTGATCACCCGCCGGATCGGACTGCGGATGCGGCTGACCGCCCAGGCCGAGAGCAAGGCGTTGGGGACGGGCGACATGCGACGTGTCCTCACCGGTGTCGCGCTGGTGAGCCTCACGTTCGAGACCGTCACCGCCACGGTCCTGACCATCCGATTCGCGACCGGCTACGGCTACGACATCGATTCGGCCGCGTATCACGGTGTCTTCCACGCGATCACGGCGTTCAACAACGCCGGACTGGCGTTGTACCCGGACAGCCTCACACGGTTCGCCACCGATCCGTGGATCTGCGTGACCGTCTGCCTGGCCGTGCTCGCCGGGGGCCTCGGTTTTCCCGTGTGGATAGAGCTGTGGCGCCACAGCCGCGGCATGCTGCACCGCTGGTCACTGCACGCCAAGATCACACTGTCGACCACGGCCTTGCTGCTGGTGCTCGGAACCGTCGCCATCACGACGCTTGAATGGAACAACCCGGACACCCTCGGCCGATTCGGCGTCGGGGGACGACTGCTGACGGGGTTCTTCCACGCCGTCATGCCGCGCAGCGCCGGCTACAACGTCCTCGACGTGGGTGAGTTCAGGCCGGGAACCCTGCTGGTCAACGACATACTGATGTTCATCGGTGGGGGCAGCGCCAGCACCGCGGGCGGGATCAAGGTGACGACGTTCGCGCTGTTGGCCTTCGTGATCCTCACGGAGATCCGCGGCGAACCGACCGTGCACGTGATGGGCCGCAAGGTACCGGCCACCGCGCAACGTCAGGCTCTCGCGGTGGCCCTGCTGAGCGTGGGCACCGTGATGGTGGCGACGCTGTTTTTGTTGACGACGACGCCCTTCGGCCTCGACGTGGTGCTGTTCGAGGTGATCTCCGCGTTCGGGACCGTCGGACTGTCGACGGGGATCACCCCACACCTATCCGGCCCGGCGACCGTGGTGCTGACACTGCTGATGTTCCTCGGCAGGATCGGCCCCATCACCTTGGCCTCGGCGCTCGCGCTACGGGAACACACGCGTCGTTACGAACTACCGGAAGAAAGGCCGATCGTTGGTTAG
- a CDS encoding transketolase, which produces MAVAAVDHDLFVELGRQLRVDAIRAADFAGSGHPTSSMSAADLMAVLLARHLRYDFEASRNPANDHLIFSKGHASPLLYAMYVAAGAVSPEELRWYRSSGSRLQGHPTPALPWVDAATGALGQGLGIGAGIALAGQRLDHRDFHVWVLCGDGELAEGSMWEAFEHAGYERLHNLIAIIDVNRLGQRGPTRHGWDTAAYARRIGAFGWHTIEIDGHDVDQIDAAYAEAKDSNLPTAILARTRKGKGVREVENAEGAHGKPVPDAEEAVAELGGPGSVRVEVASPEYEAPRHPDLHSLSIPTYERDGRKVATRTAFGQALAMLGHARSDLVVLDADVSDSTRTSYFAREHPDRFFECYIAEQQMTATAVGMSVRGWLPFAATFAAFWSRAFDFVRMASIGGADLCLAGSHAGVSIGPDGPSQMGLEDLAAFRALWRSTVLYPCDANQTVHLTAAMAEHSGIRYLRTTREDLPVLYGPEETFSVGGSKVLRRSDADDVTIVAAGITVHEALRAADVLADSGIRARVVDLYSIKPVDVATLRAAAADTGRIVTVEDHWPQGGLGDAVLDAFTGATAMPAVIKLGVLALPGSATPTEQLQHAGIDADSVVEAAQELMAV; this is translated from the coding sequence ATGGCGGTAGCTGCGGTTGATCACGACCTGTTCGTGGAGCTGGGCAGGCAGCTGCGGGTGGACGCGATCCGCGCCGCGGATTTCGCCGGTTCGGGCCATCCCACGTCGTCGATGTCGGCGGCCGACCTCATGGCCGTGCTGTTGGCGAGGCACCTGCGCTACGACTTCGAGGCCTCCCGGAATCCGGCCAACGACCATTTGATCTTCTCCAAGGGGCACGCCTCCCCGCTGCTGTACGCCATGTACGTGGCGGCGGGCGCCGTGTCCCCGGAGGAGCTGCGCTGGTACCGGTCCTCGGGCAGTCGACTGCAGGGACACCCCACACCGGCACTACCGTGGGTCGACGCGGCCACCGGAGCACTCGGGCAGGGGTTGGGCATCGGCGCCGGGATCGCGCTCGCGGGCCAGCGTCTTGACCATCGCGACTTCCACGTCTGGGTTCTCTGCGGGGACGGTGAGCTCGCCGAGGGGTCGATGTGGGAGGCGTTCGAACACGCCGGATACGAGCGGTTGCACAACCTCATCGCGATCATCGACGTCAACCGCCTCGGTCAGCGCGGCCCCACCCGGCACGGTTGGGACACCGCCGCCTACGCGCGGCGCATCGGCGCGTTCGGCTGGCACACCATCGAGATCGACGGTCACGACGTCGACCAGATCGACGCCGCCTACGCCGAGGCCAAGGACAGTAACCTCCCCACCGCGATCCTCGCCCGGACCCGCAAGGGCAAGGGGGTTCGTGAGGTGGAGAACGCCGAGGGCGCCCACGGCAAGCCGGTGCCGGACGCGGAGGAGGCGGTGGCCGAACTCGGCGGTCCCGGGTCCGTCCGGGTGGAGGTGGCCAGCCCTGAATACGAGGCTCCCCGGCATCCCGATCTGCATTCGCTGTCCATCCCCACGTATGAACGTGACGGGAGGAAGGTGGCCACGCGCACGGCGTTCGGACAGGCCCTGGCCATGCTGGGACACGCCCGCTCCGACCTGGTGGTCCTCGACGCCGACGTGAGCGACTCCACGCGCACCTCCTACTTCGCGCGAGAGCATCCCGACCGGTTCTTCGAGTGCTACATCGCCGAACAGCAGATGACGGCCACGGCCGTGGGGATGTCGGTGCGGGGGTGGTTGCCGTTCGCGGCCACGTTCGCGGCGTTTTGGAGTCGGGCCTTCGACTTCGTGCGCATGGCCTCGATCGGCGGGGCCGACCTGTGCCTGGCCGGTTCGCACGCCGGAGTGTCGATCGGTCCGGACGGTCCCTCCCAGATGGGATTGGAGGACCTGGCCGCGTTCCGCGCCCTGTGGCGCAGCACGGTGCTCTACCCCTGTGACGCCAACCAGACCGTGCATCTGACCGCGGCGATGGCCGAGCACTCCGGCATCCGTTACTTGCGGACGACGCGGGAGGATTTGCCCGTGTTGTACGGACCCGAGGAGACCTTCTCCGTGGGAGGCAGCAAGGTGCTGCGGCGGTCCGACGCCGACGACGTCACGATCGTGGCCGCGGGCATCACCGTGCACGAGGCGTTGCGGGCCGCGGACGTGCTCGCCGATTCGGGCATCCGGGCCAGGGTGGTGGACCTGTACTCGATCAAACCCGTCGACGTCGCCACCCTACGCGCGGCGGCGGCCGACACCGGACGCATCGTCACCGTGGAGGACCACTGGCCGCAGGGAGGACTCGGTGACGCGGTGCTCGACGCGTTCACCGGGGCCACGGCGATGCCGGCGGTGATCAAGCTCGGTGTGCTCGCCCTACCGGGTTCGGCCACGCCCACCGAGCAGTTGCAGCACGCCGGGATCGACGCCGATTCCGTGGTGGAGGCGGCACAGGAACTGATGGCGGTGTGA